The Mobula birostris isolate sMobBir1 chromosome 11, sMobBir1.hap1, whole genome shotgun sequence genome has a segment encoding these proteins:
- the lyve1a gene encoding lymphatic vessel endothelial hyaluronic acid receptor 1a → MAGWALISAIALSQALIVHPQTPLNVQDLSYSDCRTSGVFHISLRNDYNLNLQQARRACQLFDTVLATKDQVEQAYLQGFEKCRYGWVEDGFVVIPRVTPRELCGQNRTGVVIWPQDQTFKFDAYCFRENDSKRVNACEPLEILPTASVTVLTSVDTDTRTVPAFSSETMTHSDPRVVTLTQDSRSTMLTLTQVSMSTRVNEITDPKRDRTLLGNRIIYCVLVVVLVLLLALVIILICFLKKRRSYSYSSTRQPKENIETEVWSLNVNGTSSS, encoded by the exons ATGGCAGGGTGGGCACTGATCTCAGCCATTGCCCTCAGCCAGGCTTTGATAGTGCATCCTCAAACTCCTCTTAATGTTCAAG ATCTTAGTTACAGTGACTGCCGAACCTCGGGTGTTTTCCACATCAGCCTGAGGAATGATTACAATCTGAACCTGCAACAAGCAAGGAGAGCTTGCCAACTCTTCGACACAGTGCTGGCGACAAAGGACCAGGTAGAACAAGCATATTTGCAGGGATTTGAAAAGTGCAG gTACGGCTGGGTGGAAGATGGATTTGTTGTTATTCCGAGAGTCACTCCAAGGGAACTGTGCGGACAGAATAGAACGGGCGTAGTGATATGGCCTCAAGACCAGACCTTCAAGTTCGATGCTTACTGCTTCCGAGAGAACG ATTCCAAGAGAGTGAATGCCTGTGAGCCGTTAGAAATTCTGCCCACGGCCTCTGTGACAGTGTTGACATCGGTGGATACAGATACGAGGACAGTCCCTGCGTTCAGCTCTGAAACAATGACCCACTCGGACCCCAGGGTGGTCACCCTGACTCAGGACTCGAGGAGCACTATGCTCACCCTGACTCAAGTGTCGATGTCAACACGAGTTAATGAGATAACAGACCCAAAGAGGGACAGAACATTACTGGGCAATAGGATTATCTACTGCG TGCTGGTCGTGGTGCTCGTTCTCCTTCTGGCCCTCGTGATTATCCTGATTTGCTTCCTGAAAAA ACGCAGGAGCTACTCCTACTCGAGCACTAGGCAGCCAAAGGAGAACATTGAAACAGAAGTGTGGAGCCTGAATGTGAATGGCACCAGCTCGTCATGA